ACACAGTTGTTTACGGTGCTCCTGCTCGTAAAATTAAAGATATTGACGATAGCACAAAATCAAAAACTGAAATAATGCAAGAATTAAGACAGCTATAAGAACAAAAGGCGTGGATCATGATCCGCGCCTTAAGTATAGAGAGGAATGGTCGTATTGGGGAAAGAACATCTCATTCAAATTCGCAGGGATCTTCATCGTATCCCAGAGATTGGTTTCCAGGAATTCAAAACACAGCAATATTTACTAGATTTATTAAATAAGCTGCCACAAGACCGTTTGGAAGTAAGAACATGGAAAACAGGAATTTTTGCGTTAGTAAAAGGGACGAACCCTAAGAAAACAATTGGCTACCGAGCGGATATTGATGGCTTGCCAATAACTGAGGAAACCGATTATGATTTCCAATCTGAACATCCTGGTTTTATGCATGCATGTGGACATGATTTGCACATGACAATTGCAATCGGAATTCTTATGCATTTTATTGAAAATCCTATTTCTGATTCTGTTTTGTTTTTATTTCAGCCAGCAGAAGAGGGTCCTGGTGGAGCGGAACCAATGTTAAATAGTGAAATTGCCCAAGAATGGAGACCGGACATTATTACTGCACTTCATATTTCTCCTGAGCTTCCAGTAGGTACAATTGCGACAAAACCTGGTTTGCTTTTTGCTAATACCTCCGAATTGTTCATAGATCTCAAAGGAAAAGGTGGACACGCTGCATATCCTCATACAACAAATGATATGGTTGTTGCGGCTTGCTCGCTTGTTACTCAGCTGCAATCAATCGTTGCTCGTAATGTCGATCCATTAGATAGTGCAGTTATTACGATTGGAAAAATAACTGGTGGAACAGTCCAGAACATTATAGCTGAAAATGCTAGATTGGAAGGAACCATTCGAACGCTTTCAGTTGAATCAATGGATAGGGTAAAGGAAAGAATTGAAGCAATCGTAAAAGGAACAGAAATTGGATATTCATGTCAAGCCAAAATTGATTATGGATCTATGTATCATCAAGTCTTTAATGATGAAGCACTAACAACAGAATTTATGGATTATATATCTAAAAATACGTCTTACCATGTAAATGAGTGTTCAGAAGCAATGACTGGTGAAGATTTTGGTTATATGGTTGATCAAGTTTCCGGATT
This Metabacillus endolithicus DNA region includes the following protein-coding sequences:
- a CDS encoding N-acetyldiaminopimelate deacetylase — translated: MGKEHLIQIRRDLHRIPEIGFQEFKTQQYLLDLLNKLPQDRLEVRTWKTGIFALVKGTNPKKTIGYRADIDGLPITEETDYDFQSEHPGFMHACGHDLHMTIAIGILMHFIENPISDSVLFLFQPAEEGPGGAEPMLNSEIAQEWRPDIITALHISPELPVGTIATKPGLLFANTSELFIDLKGKGGHAAYPHTTNDMVVAACSLVTQLQSIVARNVDPLDSAVITIGKITGGTVQNIIAENARLEGTIRTLSVESMDRVKERIEAIVKGTEIGYSCQAKIDYGSMYHQVFNDEALTTEFMDYISKNTSYHVNECSEAMTGEDFGYMVDQVSGFMFWLGVNSSYGLHHAKLQPDEAAIDVAVNVMSKYISFKATQS